In the genome of Streptacidiphilus rugosus AM-16, one region contains:
- a CDS encoding COG4280 domain-containing protein, with protein sequence MTSWVLFLTVLLACAVEAVEALTIVLAAGTGRDWRSAGQGTVAALLALAVTVAALGPAVGLIPLSALRLVVGALLLVFGLQWLRKAVLRASGHKSLHDESAAYARELAAAESAERGGRGRVRDWYAFTLSFKGVFLEGLEVAFIVVTFGGNERNVPVAVIGAVVAVLIVTGVGFAVRAPLARVPENTMKFVVGTMLTAFGVFWSTEGAGAHWPGSDAALVAIVPAVALLALGCVALLRAEGKAEL encoded by the coding sequence GTGACCTCGTGGGTCCTTTTCCTCACGGTCCTGCTCGCGTGCGCGGTGGAGGCCGTGGAGGCGTTGACCATCGTGCTCGCGGCCGGCACCGGGAGGGACTGGCGTTCGGCGGGTCAGGGCACGGTCGCGGCGTTGCTGGCCCTGGCGGTCACGGTGGCCGCGCTGGGACCGGCGGTCGGCCTGATCCCCTTGAGCGCGCTGCGCCTGGTCGTGGGCGCGTTGCTGCTGGTCTTCGGCCTGCAGTGGCTGCGCAAGGCGGTCCTGCGGGCCTCCGGCCACAAGTCGCTGCACGACGAGTCGGCGGCGTACGCGCGCGAACTCGCGGCGGCGGAGTCCGCGGAGCGGGGCGGCCGGGGGCGGGTGCGGGACTGGTACGCCTTCACCCTGTCGTTCAAGGGCGTCTTTCTCGAAGGGCTGGAAGTGGCGTTCATTGTCGTGACGTTCGGCGGCAATGAACGAAATGTTCCGGTGGCTGTCATCGGCGCGGTGGTCGCGGTGCTGATCGTCACGGGAGTGGGATTCGCGGTACGGGCGCCGTTGGCGCGGGTTCCGGAGAACACGATGAAGTTCGTGGTCGGCACGATGCTGACCGCGTTCGGCGTCTTCTGGTCGACGGAGGGCGCGGGCGCGCACTGGCCGGGGTCGGACGCCGCGCTGGTCGCGATCGTCCCGGCGGTGGCGCTGCTGGCCCTCGGCTGTGTCGCCCTGCTGCGGGCGGAAGGGAAGGCGGAGCTGTGA